One genomic segment of Photobacterium sp. DA100 includes these proteins:
- the potC gene encoding spermidine/putrescine ABC transporter permease PotC, producing the protein MGRAFKFSFMTVVYAFLYTPIIILIVNSFNASKFGMKWGGFTTKWYHQLVNNDSLMQAAWHSLNIAVFSATAAAIIGSLTAVALFRYQFRGKHFVNGMLFVVMMSPDIVMAISLLALFILVGAELGFLTLLLSHITFCLPFVVVTVYSRLKGFDVKMLEAARDLGASEWVILKQIILPLAKPAVAAGWLLSFTLSLDDVIVSSFVTGPSYEILPLKIYSMVKVGISPEVNALATIMLIVSLILVVSSQLLAREKIK; encoded by the coding sequence ATGGGACGCGCATTTAAATTCAGTTTTATGACTGTGGTGTATGCCTTCCTATATACACCAATCATTATCCTGATTGTTAACTCATTCAATGCCAGCAAATTCGGCATGAAATGGGGAGGTTTTACCACCAAGTGGTATCACCAGCTGGTAAACAACGACAGCTTGATGCAGGCGGCATGGCATTCGCTGAATATTGCCGTGTTCTCGGCAACTGCGGCAGCGATTATTGGTAGTTTGACGGCGGTTGCCCTCTTCCGCTACCAGTTCCGCGGCAAACATTTTGTCAACGGCATGCTGTTCGTGGTGATGATGTCACCAGACATCGTAATGGCAATCTCGCTGCTGGCGCTGTTTATCTTGGTTGGCGCGGAGCTTGGCTTCCTCACCTTGCTGCTTTCGCACATTACATTCTGCCTACCATTCGTGGTGGTAACGGTTTACAGCCGCTTGAAAGGGTTTGATGTGAAAATGCTCGAAGCTGCACGTGATTTGGGCGCAAGCGAATGGGTCATCCTAAAGCAGATTATCCTGCCGCTAGCCAAGCCTGCGGTTGCCGCTGGTTGGTTGCTAAGCTTCACCCTGTCGCTGGATGACGTCATTGTCAGTTCATTTGTAACAGGTCCGAGTTACGAAATTTTGCCTTTGAAGATTTACTCCATGGTTAAAGTGGGTATTTCACCAGAAGTGAACGCATTGGCTACAATTATGCTAATTGTGTCTCTGATCCTAGTTGTCAGTTCTCAACTGCTGGCACGGGAGAAGATCAAATAA
- a CDS encoding DUF2987 domain-containing protein: protein MKLTHWLVAGVVASTSLYAQQAAAQNIEMRYSTLYSKLKQNVKEGHDDVKLALFLLNQQDGSVCQIHKGSMRKDEHYEELEIPANNELTVPIDSNLRQANPDVTYVIDDGITCDVSMQVIAKQDYGTSIQQVEVAKLVPQMNQLLSDLGGMFSGWFMPDVEGVVVHFDSGDTKVIELSSLAEGETVTFSHPAVKITPWVPRS from the coding sequence ATGAAGTTGACCCATTGGCTAGTTGCGGGCGTAGTTGCCAGCACTTCGCTCTATGCTCAGCAGGCAGCGGCTCAGAACATAGAGATGCGTTACAGCACACTTTACAGTAAGCTCAAGCAAAATGTTAAAGAGGGACATGATGATGTCAAATTGGCACTGTTCCTTCTGAATCAGCAGGATGGCAGTGTCTGTCAAATCCACAAAGGATCGATGCGTAAAGATGAGCATTATGAAGAGTTAGAGATCCCGGCAAACAATGAGCTGACGGTGCCAATTGATAGTAATTTGCGCCAGGCCAACCCAGACGTTACCTATGTCATTGACGATGGCATTACCTGTGATGTTTCGATGCAAGTTATAGCCAAGCAAGATTACGGGACATCAATCCAGCAAGTCGAAGTTGCCAAGCTAGTTCCTCAGATGAATCAGCTGTTGTCAGATCTCGGCGGAATGTTTTCGGGATGGTTCATGCCCGATGTCGAAGGGGTCGTCGTACACTTTGACAGTGGTGATACCAAGGTTATCGAGTTATCGTCACTGGCTGAGGGCGAAACCGTTACATTCAGTCATCCTGCCGTTAAGATTACCCCCTGGGTTCCACGTAGCTAG
- a CDS encoding glucosaminidase domain-containing protein, which yields MIKNITTSKVAIFALVSGLTACGEIPFQSSNDEAASASSQNAKPDFSKITDVTLKKAAFFDFLRPAVEHENQRIIEERQFLESVLSSVNTGESLSRDQYAYAEKLADAYKLPLDGNMITADWLAAILERVDVLPESLVLSQAANESGWGTSRFAVEGNNYFGQWCYRKGCGLVPNARNEGASHEVAVFASPYLSVQAYFMNVNTNRAYQDLRDIRSAQRKAGEEVEGTKLAEGLSRYSERGHAYVDEIQAMIKHNNQYWRQG from the coding sequence GTGATAAAAAATATAACAACCAGTAAAGTTGCCATTTTTGCATTAGTCAGTGGATTGACAGCATGTGGCGAAATCCCATTCCAAAGCTCCAACGATGAGGCCGCCTCGGCCTCATCACAAAATGCCAAGCCAGACTTTTCCAAAATCACCGACGTTACTCTGAAGAAAGCGGCTTTCTTCGACTTTCTTCGCCCTGCCGTTGAGCACGAAAATCAACGGATAATAGAAGAGCGCCAGTTCCTCGAGTCGGTTTTATCTTCAGTGAATACCGGTGAATCGCTTTCTCGAGATCAATACGCCTACGCCGAAAAGCTCGCTGACGCCTACAAGCTTCCGCTTGACGGTAATATGATTACTGCCGATTGGCTCGCTGCGATACTGGAGCGTGTTGACGTCCTTCCCGAGTCGCTTGTCCTTAGTCAGGCGGCAAATGAATCTGGGTGGGGAACGTCACGCTTTGCAGTGGAAGGCAACAACTATTTTGGCCAATGGTGTTATCGTAAAGGCTGCGGTTTGGTTCCTAATGCACGGAATGAAGGAGCAAGCCATGAAGTGGCGGTATTCGCATCACCGTATTTATCGGTGCAAGCCTACTTCATGAACGTGAATACCAATCGTGCCTATCAAGACTTACGTGATATTCGCTCTGCACAGCGTAAGGCCGGCGAAGAGGTTGAAGGTACGAAGCTGGCAGAAGGACTAAGCCGTTATTCAGAGCGAGGTCATGCATATGTTGATGAAATTCAAGCAATGATCAAGCATAACAATCAATACTGGCGCCAAGGATAA
- the pepT gene encoding peptidase T → MDNLIERFLRYVSFETQSNPANAHCPSTEGQRVLAQQLKEELVELGLSDVTLDDNGYLTALLPSNVNHEVPAIGFIAHMDTAPDASGKDVKPQIVENYQGGDIALGIGDEVLSPIQYPDLNKLHGHNLITTDGTTLLGADNKAGIAEIITAVAYLKANPEIEHGDICIGFTPDEEIGRGANLFDVEKFGAKWAYTIDGGPVGELEYENFNATSADVICHGVNVHPGTAKNKMVNAMNIAAQFQLMMPAEETPECTEGYEGFYHLKSMEPAVARTELGYIIRDFDREGLERRKAFMQAKVDELNGKLTKGRVELVLTDCYNNMREMVEPHPHIIELAKQAMIECDVKPEIKPIRGGTDGARLSFMGLPCPNIFTGGYNFHGIHEFITIEGMEQAVKVIVKIAENTAKYKQS, encoded by the coding sequence ATGGATAACTTAATTGAGCGTTTTTTACGTTACGTGAGCTTTGAAACTCAATCAAACCCTGCCAATGCCCACTGCCCGAGTACTGAGGGGCAGCGTGTATTAGCTCAGCAACTGAAAGAGGAGCTGGTTGAACTTGGTCTTTCAGATGTCACATTGGATGACAATGGTTATCTGACAGCCCTGCTGCCATCAAATGTTAACCATGAGGTGCCTGCAATTGGTTTTATTGCCCACATGGATACAGCCCCTGACGCTTCCGGCAAAGATGTGAAACCTCAGATTGTTGAGAACTACCAGGGCGGAGATATCGCGCTAGGTATTGGTGACGAAGTATTGTCGCCAATCCAGTACCCTGATCTCAATAAGCTTCATGGCCACAACCTGATCACAACGGACGGGACGACACTGCTTGGTGCGGACAACAAAGCGGGTATTGCGGAAATCATCACTGCCGTCGCTTATTTAAAGGCTAACCCTGAAATTGAACATGGCGACATTTGCATCGGCTTCACGCCGGATGAGGAAATTGGCCGCGGTGCAAACTTGTTTGATGTTGAAAAGTTCGGTGCAAAATGGGCTTATACCATTGATGGCGGTCCTGTCGGTGAGCTGGAGTATGAGAACTTCAATGCGACGTCGGCTGATGTTATTTGCCATGGTGTCAATGTCCACCCAGGGACAGCCAAGAATAAGATGGTCAATGCCATGAATATTGCGGCGCAGTTCCAGCTGATGATGCCAGCGGAGGAAACCCCTGAGTGTACAGAAGGCTACGAGGGCTTTTATCATCTCAAATCAATGGAGCCAGCCGTCGCACGCACTGAACTTGGCTATATTATTCGCGATTTTGACCGCGAAGGGTTGGAGCGCCGCAAAGCCTTCATGCAGGCCAAAGTAGACGAGCTTAACGGTAAGCTGACCAAAGGTCGTGTCGAGTTGGTTCTAACTGACTGCTACAACAATATGCGCGAAATGGTTGAGCCTCACCCACACATCATCGAACTGGCGAAACAGGCCATGATTGAGTGTGATGTAAAACCTGAAATCAAGCCGATCCGAGGCGGTACAGACGGCGCTCGCCTGTCGTTTATGGGGTTACCTTGTCCAAACATCTTTACTGGCGGTTATAACTTCCATGGTATTCACGAGTTCATCACGATTGAAGGTATGGAACAAGCCGTAAAAGTGATTGTGAAGATTGCCGAGAACACGGCAAAGTAT
- a CDS encoding membrane protein has protein sequence MNNKTFQVGGSIERALKGESDLQSLSVLQEAWKITAKNFLTFLPAVIGLFLAQVALLLLGLQVQLGSAAVFFDAVITGGEMSASVIEAGYMANFWSDVLSAPLLAGVSLMALNHAVGLPSKPSYLVKGFPFALVSVITVLLSASLQGIANAIFPIFGMLLSMGFSMAIMLVCEKRLSPLKAIQFSLVATLRKLLPMTAIFIVILTMFIISFATAGIGLIWTIPFFFNVKAIIYRNLFGVSLHVTTVQKGQNDNDQNQQGDPKVFDA, from the coding sequence ATGAATAACAAAACATTCCAAGTTGGCGGCTCAATCGAAAGAGCGTTGAAAGGTGAGAGTGATCTTCAGTCACTGTCTGTGCTTCAAGAAGCCTGGAAGATCACAGCCAAGAATTTTCTGACTTTCTTGCCAGCGGTTATTGGTTTGTTTCTGGCACAAGTTGCGCTGCTTCTGCTGGGCCTGCAAGTGCAACTTGGAAGTGCTGCCGTGTTTTTCGATGCCGTTATAACTGGCGGCGAGATGTCTGCCTCGGTCATTGAGGCGGGTTATATGGCAAATTTCTGGTCGGATGTATTAAGTGCTCCTCTGTTGGCGGGCGTTAGCTTGATGGCATTGAACCATGCAGTTGGTCTGCCAAGTAAACCAAGCTACTTGGTCAAAGGGTTTCCTTTCGCCCTGGTTTCAGTTATCACGGTGTTGCTCAGCGCTTCGTTACAGGGTATCGCCAATGCGATTTTCCCTATTTTCGGTATGCTGCTTTCGATGGGCTTTAGCATGGCAATTATGCTGGTTTGCGAAAAACGTTTATCACCACTGAAAGCAATTCAGTTTTCACTCGTGGCAACTTTGCGTAAACTACTGCCGATGACAGCTATTTTTATTGTCATCCTAACGATGTTTATTATTTCATTTGCCACTGCTGGTATCGGTTTAATTTGGACGATCCCATTCTTCTTTAATGTGAAAGCCATTATCTACCGCAACCTTTTTGGTGTCTCGCTTCATGTCACGACAGTTCAGAAAGGACAAAATGATAACGACCAAAACCAGCAGGGGGATCCAAAGGTTTTTGACGCGTGA
- a CDS encoding response regulator transcription factor — protein sequence MEKKNILVVDDSEEIRDALSEYLSRSGFNVVTASDGDEMWQQMGVQEPHLIVLDIMLPGEDGFTLCSKIRLKSHVPIIMLTAVCDEVDRITGLEVGADDYITKTFSPRELLARIKALLRRSEFNSSTLFSRRISFLDWTFDTVKRRLVHADGETVQLSGADFSLLSLFVQNPNKIFSRDEIAQWVWGREAEPMERGIDVQMSRLRKHLHDHERSIILTVRNKGYMLAVDTLFES from the coding sequence ATGGAAAAGAAAAATATACTTGTTGTGGATGATAGTGAAGAAATTAGAGATGCGCTCAGCGAATATTTAAGTCGTTCAGGGTTTAACGTTGTTACGGCTTCTGATGGCGATGAAATGTGGCAACAAATGGGTGTTCAGGAACCGCATCTTATTGTGCTGGATATAATGCTTCCAGGTGAAGATGGCTTTACGCTTTGCAGTAAAATACGATTAAAATCACATGTTCCCATTATTATGCTGACTGCGGTGTGTGATGAGGTTGATCGCATTACGGGATTGGAAGTCGGAGCCGATGATTATATTACGAAAACATTTAGCCCTAGGGAGTTATTGGCGCGAATCAAAGCACTATTGCGCCGTAGTGAGTTCAATAGCAGCACGTTATTTAGCCGAAGGATTAGCTTTCTCGATTGGACTTTCGATACGGTCAAAAGGCGATTGGTCCATGCTGATGGTGAAACCGTTCAGCTTTCAGGTGCGGATTTTTCCTTACTGAGCTTATTTGTACAGAACCCGAATAAAATTTTCAGTCGGGATGAAATCGCCCAGTGGGTGTGGGGAAGAGAAGCAGAGCCTATGGAACGTGGGATCGATGTGCAGATGAGCAGGCTTCGGAAGCATCTTCATGATCATGAACGCTCAATTATCCTGACCGTGAGAAATAAAGGATACATGTTGGCTGTTGATACCCTTTTTGAGTCATAA
- a CDS encoding PIG-L family deacetylase, which produces MKIVKSPLKTAVTVLALAIAPSVVSAQTYSIIPEQNLYFLSPHPDDILLTFGGLISKLANEGSIEHKTNVTEVFFSLSNYSTNHLDILTNKRVLDITKMRFNEDFSAHTEMFGNWDNFRYKTAGFYDAPLRLYEGSPTAGGGPAGTFADFRQAEIDVYNRIAADITPILKQQDCAAFVLLANGSHIDHFVVREAVMKAAHDLGSEAQCQIYFGEDQPYTGANPDKAQDELNSIKARLPNNAISKLTYWYDKDYKLELFKKYYLSQYDVGYIPPLESAEFENIYKWDKSTYGDLQKHQLCNFDYCSLK; this is translated from the coding sequence ATGAAGATAGTAAAAAGCCCGTTAAAAACAGCCGTTACTGTTCTTGCCCTCGCCATAGCACCGAGTGTTGTATCCGCACAGACATATTCAATAATACCGGAACAAAACCTCTACTTTTTAAGCCCCCATCCCGATGACATACTACTTACCTTTGGTGGACTCATCAGCAAATTAGCCAATGAAGGTAGTATTGAGCACAAAACCAATGTAACAGAGGTATTCTTTAGCCTGTCAAATTACTCAACTAACCATCTGGATATCTTAACCAATAAGCGGGTGCTTGATATAACGAAAATGCGTTTTAATGAAGATTTTAGCGCCCACACTGAAATGTTCGGCAACTGGGATAACTTCCGTTATAAAACAGCAGGGTTCTACGATGCTCCATTGCGATTATATGAAGGATCCCCGACTGCTGGTGGAGGACCTGCCGGTACTTTTGCTGATTTCAGGCAAGCTGAAATTGACGTCTACAACCGAATTGCTGCAGATATAACCCCGATACTCAAACAGCAAGATTGTGCAGCGTTTGTCTTGCTTGCCAATGGGTCACACATCGATCATTTTGTTGTTCGTGAGGCGGTAATGAAGGCGGCACACGACTTGGGTAGTGAAGCTCAGTGCCAGATTTATTTTGGAGAGGATCAGCCCTACACCGGAGCAAATCCCGACAAAGCACAAGATGAACTTAACAGCATTAAAGCCAGACTTCCGAACAATGCGATATCCAAGTTAACCTATTGGTATGACAAAGATTACAAGTTAGAGTTATTTAAAAAATATTACCTCAGCCAGTATGATGTTGGCTATATTCCGCCGCTGGAAAGTGCAGAGTTTGAAAACATCTATAAGTGGGACAAGTCGACATATGGCGATTTGCAGAAGCATCAGCTGTGCAACTTTGATTATTGCTCTCTGAAGTAG
- a CDS encoding ABC transporter substrate-binding protein, which translates to MKKVLIAGLITSIFSAHAAQDLQFLHWWTSEGEVNSVQVIKQELVMNGFNVLSVPVEGGGGKIAKSILQARAIAGNPPDVAQLEGPSIKSWAALGFLHNINDAAQQHSWDENLFKVAREIHRYNGEYVAVPVTLHRLNWMWVNHDVLERYQLAIPETWEQVIEVFSQLQERGVAPLAIGNEPWQIVQLFENIAFGLGGAQYYKKAYIELDAEALSSQTTLEALHLFRQISSLVLPYLTKQTWDSATRQLLEGSRAFQITGDWVAGDLMALNGHFPEKIGCYPTPAHEPGFIYNMDSLVLFKSPHLKAEVANQVAKSVSTPELISAFNKQKGSVPPYHNASLSGFSSCAIDAYQDFQLAEKQGNLVPSMIDSMAVSPVIEKAAANELFRFFNDPSIKPEDVILHMQSMGASNISL; encoded by the coding sequence ATGAAAAAGGTTTTAATTGCAGGACTTATCACTTCAATTTTTTCAGCTCACGCAGCTCAGGATCTGCAATTCCTCCATTGGTGGACATCTGAAGGTGAGGTCAATTCCGTCCAGGTTATCAAACAAGAGCTGGTAATGAATGGGTTTAACGTCTTGAGTGTTCCTGTTGAGGGAGGAGGCGGGAAAATTGCTAAGTCAATCCTCCAGGCTCGAGCAATTGCCGGCAACCCACCGGATGTCGCGCAACTGGAGGGCCCGTCGATTAAGTCGTGGGCAGCACTTGGTTTTTTGCACAACATCAACGATGCGGCTCAACAACACTCGTGGGACGAGAATTTGTTTAAGGTTGCCCGTGAAATACACCGCTATAACGGTGAATATGTTGCCGTTCCTGTAACCCTCCATCGCCTCAATTGGATGTGGGTAAACCACGACGTGCTGGAGCGTTATCAGCTCGCTATCCCGGAAACGTGGGAGCAGGTAATCGAGGTATTTTCGCAACTACAGGAGCGCGGGGTTGCGCCACTGGCTATTGGGAATGAGCCATGGCAGATTGTCCAGTTGTTTGAGAATATTGCTTTTGGCTTAGGAGGCGCTCAATACTACAAAAAAGCCTATATTGAACTGGACGCCGAGGCGCTTTCCAGCCAGACCACATTGGAAGCGTTGCACTTATTTCGGCAGATTAGTTCGCTAGTCTTACCTTATCTGACCAAGCAAACCTGGGATTCGGCAACCCGGCAATTGCTCGAGGGGAGCCGGGCTTTTCAAATCACTGGAGATTGGGTAGCCGGTGATCTGATGGCGTTAAACGGTCATTTCCCGGAAAAGATTGGTTGTTATCCCACGCCAGCCCATGAGCCCGGGTTTATTTACAATATGGATAGCCTGGTGCTGTTCAAGAGCCCGCACCTCAAGGCTGAGGTGGCGAATCAGGTTGCAAAATCAGTATCTACCCCCGAGCTCATATCGGCTTTCAACAAACAGAAAGGGTCAGTGCCACCATACCATAATGCGTCTTTATCAGGCTTCAGTTCATGTGCTATTGATGCTTATCAGGATTTCCAGCTGGCAGAGAAGCAGGGCAATCTAGTACCGAGCATGATTGATTCGATGGCTGTTAGCCCGGTTATAGAAAAAGCGGCTGCAAACGAATTATTTCGCTTCTTCAATGACCCATCAATAAAGCCGGAGGATGTCATTTTGCATATGCAAAGCATGGGGGCGAGCAATATAAGTTTGTGA
- the potB gene encoding spermidine/putrescine ABC transporter permease PotB — protein sequence MNKKLNLQNIIITVIVGWLLLFVFIPNLMIIGTSFLTRDDANLIEMTFTLDNYIRLFDPLYAKVMMHSFYMALVATLLCLVIGYPFAYAIAKMPEKWRPFMLFLVIVPFWTNSLIRTYGLKIMLGTRGILNNTLLYLDIIDKPLRIMYTEYAVMVGLVYILLPFMVLPLYSAIEKLDHNYIEAARDLGANKFQTFVKVIFPLTMPGIIAGCLLVLLPALGMFYVSDLLGGAKNLLIGNVIKSQVLNARDWPFGAATSIALTIAMAVMLYAYYRAGKLLNRKVELE from the coding sequence ATGAACAAGAAGCTTAATCTTCAAAACATCATCATAACCGTCATTGTTGGTTGGCTATTGCTGTTTGTATTTATTCCCAACCTGATGATCATCGGCACCAGTTTTCTGACCCGAGATGATGCAAACCTGATTGAAATGACCTTCACATTGGACAACTACATCCGGTTGTTTGATCCGCTTTATGCCAAGGTCATGATGCACTCGTTCTATATGGCGCTGGTGGCCACACTACTTTGTTTGGTGATTGGTTATCCGTTTGCCTATGCGATTGCAAAGATGCCAGAGAAATGGCGTCCGTTTATGCTGTTTTTGGTGATTGTGCCGTTTTGGACCAACTCATTGATCCGTACTTATGGTCTGAAGATCATGTTGGGTACCCGAGGTATTTTGAACAATACCCTGCTCTACCTAGACATTATCGATAAGCCGCTACGTATCATGTACACCGAGTATGCGGTAATGGTTGGCTTGGTCTACATTCTTCTGCCGTTTATGGTGCTACCGCTGTACTCGGCGATTGAGAAACTCGATCACAACTATATTGAAGCCGCGCGCGATTTGGGTGCGAACAAGTTCCAAACGTTCGTGAAGGTGATTTTTCCACTGACCATGCCAGGCATCATTGCTGGTTGTCTACTGGTGCTACTACCTGCTCTTGGTATGTTCTATGTGTCCGACCTACTTGGCGGAGCGAAGAATCTGCTGATCGGTAACGTGATTAAGAGCCAGGTATTGAACGCCCGTGATTGGCCGTTCGGTGCAGCAACCAGTATTGCATTGACGATCGCGATGGCAGTCATGCTGTACGCCTACTACCGGGCAGGCAAACTGCTTAACCGTAAAGTGGAGCTTGAATAA
- a CDS encoding ATP-binding protein codes for MNKFPPFFKSITFRVGATLLVVIIIAELIAGAIWYHANEEEKKDSIKQTALSIAEGALDTYSYFQSLPVNYRHLILSQLRESGGTRFFISINDKYIPNNTLTSFRYTPWLIQELEQELMSSLSGVEEIHVALTKREDIRVFNSAIRLNELPEIWTKYSLVLGELNLPILVMQIKMSEQEWFYIASVLPVTFSSLSTPFIEQRQFIFLGITSVLLMLCTAWIVRKELRPIKSLAKAATLMGSQLVVKEIKEEGSSEMKATVHAFNKMNRRVRSYIRDREMLFSAISHDLKTPLACLKLRTEMLDDEQTRLRFEKLLNEFELLLKGALQCIRETDIHEEPETIDIGSLLVQCADYYNRHKPTVSLEHILDTHYIGKPVAIKRSIYNLVDNAVLYGEKVDISVLNSASYLVITIRDYGPGIENKLLEKVFEPYFRTGDQDVDGSGLGLTISRSIARSHGGDLILNNHPERGLIVELFLSRDV; via the coding sequence ATGAATAAGTTTCCTCCGTTTTTCAAGTCAATTACATTTCGAGTTGGGGCTACATTACTGGTAGTTATTATTATTGCCGAATTAATCGCTGGGGCAATTTGGTATCATGCCAATGAAGAAGAGAAAAAAGATAGTATAAAACAAACCGCTTTGAGTATAGCTGAGGGAGCATTAGATACCTACAGTTACTTTCAATCGCTCCCGGTTAACTATCGCCACTTAATTCTCAGCCAGTTGCGAGAATCAGGCGGAACGCGTTTTTTTATCTCTATCAATGATAAATATATTCCCAATAATACCCTTACAAGCTTCCGTTATACACCATGGTTGATACAAGAGCTGGAGCAAGAACTGATGTCTTCACTTTCCGGGGTCGAAGAAATTCATGTTGCGTTAACGAAAAGAGAAGATATACGGGTTTTTAATTCTGCTATCAGGCTGAATGAACTGCCGGAGATTTGGACCAAGTACAGCTTGGTTTTGGGTGAGTTAAATCTCCCTATTTTAGTGATGCAAATCAAAATGTCCGAGCAAGAATGGTTTTATATCGCTTCGGTTTTACCCGTGACATTTTCGAGTTTATCTACACCGTTTATAGAGCAACGTCAGTTTATTTTTCTTGGTATTACCTCAGTGCTATTGATGCTTTGCACGGCGTGGATCGTCCGAAAGGAGCTGCGCCCCATTAAATCATTGGCAAAGGCGGCCACACTGATGGGCTCTCAGTTAGTGGTCAAAGAGATCAAAGAGGAAGGGAGTTCAGAGATGAAGGCTACGGTCCACGCCTTTAACAAAATGAACCGGAGAGTGCGGTCGTATATCCGTGACCGAGAAATGCTATTCAGTGCGATATCCCATGATTTGAAAACGCCACTTGCTTGTCTCAAATTGCGGACTGAAATGCTCGATGATGAACAGACAAGGTTGCGGTTTGAAAAGCTGCTCAACGAATTCGAGTTGCTGCTAAAAGGGGCCTTGCAGTGTATTCGCGAAACCGACATTCATGAAGAGCCTGAGACAATCGACATCGGCAGCCTCTTAGTTCAGTGTGCCGACTATTATAACCGTCATAAGCCAACGGTGTCTCTTGAACACATCCTGGACACTCACTACATCGGCAAACCGGTCGCGATAAAGCGTTCAATTTATAACCTGGTTGATAATGCGGTTTTGTATGGTGAAAAGGTGGATATCTCGGTACTGAACTCAGCGTCATACCTTGTGATCACCATACGAGACTATGGGCCTGGGATTGAAAACAAATTGCTGGAAAAGGTTTTTGAGCCTTACTTCAGAACCGGAGATCAAGACGTCGACGGATCTGGCCTCGGGTTAACGATTTCAAGAAGTATTGCACGTTCTCATGGTGGCGACTTGATACTGAATAACCACCCTGAGAGGGGGCTGATAGTAGAATTATTTTTATCGAGAGATGTATGA
- the potA gene encoding spermidine/putrescine ABC transporter ATP-binding protein PotA, translated as MNAAETTKAPVIQLKGLGKSFDGKQIITGLDLNVNDGEFLTILGPSGCGKTTVLRLIAGFENADAGQIVIAGKDVTGIPAEQRNVNTVFQSYALFPHMTVFDNVAFGLRMQKVAESEIEPRVMEALRMVQLEKFAPRKPHQLSGGQQQRVAIARAVVNKPKVLLLDESLSALDYKLRKQMQIELKQLQRKLGITFIFVTHDQEEALSMSDRIIVMRSGNVEQDGSPREIYEEPENLFVARFIGEINVFDAVVKERLDETRVLANVEGRPSMIHCKLPVSPGDKVKVLLRPEDIRLEEINNGDEAQGIIGYIRERTYKGMTLDSVVELETGTSVMVSEFFNEDDPDVDHSLDQKVAVTWVESWEVVLADEQEA; from the coding sequence TTGAACGCTGCAGAAACAACTAAAGCACCGGTGATTCAGCTTAAAGGGCTGGGCAAAAGCTTCGATGGCAAGCAAATTATCACTGGTCTCGATCTGAATGTGAACGATGGTGAATTCCTTACCATCCTTGGCCCTTCTGGCTGTGGTAAAACAACTGTTCTTCGACTAATCGCCGGCTTTGAAAATGCCGATGCGGGACAGATTGTTATTGCCGGCAAAGACGTAACAGGTATTCCAGCGGAACAACGCAACGTAAATACTGTATTTCAGAGTTATGCTCTTTTCCCGCATATGACAGTCTTTGACAATGTTGCTTTCGGCCTGCGTATGCAGAAAGTCGCTGAGAGTGAGATTGAGCCTCGCGTAATGGAAGCGCTGCGTATGGTGCAACTAGAGAAGTTTGCCCCTCGTAAGCCTCACCAGCTTTCTGGTGGTCAGCAGCAGCGGGTTGCAATCGCACGAGCGGTAGTGAACAAGCCAAAAGTATTGTTGTTGGACGAATCCCTGTCGGCGTTGGACTACAAACTTCGCAAACAGATGCAGATCGAGCTGAAACAGCTGCAGCGTAAACTGGGTATTACCTTCATTTTCGTTACCCACGATCAGGAAGAAGCCCTTTCAATGTCAGACCGTATCATTGTTATGCGCTCTGGTAACGTTGAGCAAGATGGCTCTCCTCGTGAAATTTACGAAGAGCCAGAGAACCTATTTGTCGCGCGTTTCATTGGCGAAATCAACGTGTTTGATGCGGTCGTCAAAGAGCGCTTGGATGAAACCCGTGTATTGGCAAATGTTGAAGGCCGCCCTTCAATGATCCACTGCAAGCTGCCAGTTAGCCCGGGTGACAAGGTTAAAGTATTGCTGCGACCTGAAGATATTCGCCTGGAAGAAATCAACAATGGTGACGAAGCACAAGGCATCATTGGTTATATCCGTGAGCGTACCTATAAAGGTATGACGCTTGACTCTGTGGTCGAGCTGGAGACGGGCACGTCTGTCATGGTAAGTGAATTCTTCAACGAAGATGATCCTGATGTGGACCACTCTCTGGATCAAAAAGTTGCGGTTACTTGGGTTGAAAGCTGGGAAGTGGTGCTAGCAGATGAACAAGAAGCTTAA